The window CGTGACGCTATCCGATACCTCGATCTGGAGGTCACCTGCGAGCAGGCTGATCTCCAGCCAGCGGATGTCCTCCGGCAGCCGCCGTTCCTCGCGCCCCCCGTCCGCTCGACGCGGGGAAGGCGGTATCGGTGGGTCTGCCGGGGTAGCGGTCGGACTACGCGGCGGAAGCGGGTCGGAGTGCACCTCGGCGTCCATGCCCTCGAGCTTCTGTTCGGCCTGATCGATGTCGTCTAGTACGCCGAGGAGCCGGTCGGCTTCCTCCCTGGTGATGCGTCCCTCTTCGACCATCGCTTCGATCCTCTGGCGGTCGTCCATCACTGATTCCTTCCTTGGAGTGCGACGGTGCTGGGTTCTGAAGGGTGACCGGCGGATCTGGCGCGCTCCTCCAGCCGGTCTGCCAGGCCGTGCAGTGTGGACGCCAGACGGTGCAACGCCCGCCCTCGCGGCACCGCCCTATGAACGGCCGCCTCGCCGTGGTAGCGGTTCACCCGATACTCCATCTCCCTCTCCAGCAGATAAGACACGTCGTCGCCTCCTCGACAGGCATAGTAGAGGCGCCCTAACGTTTTGTCAAGCCGAGGTTTACATTCTATAAAGACGTGGTTTCTATTGCGGTTCCTTCTGCCGCCGAGTCAAGAGGTATGCAGAGTCGAGGAACCTCGTGGTCCGGTATCCCGACGCGAAGTAGTGGCGGAAGGCGGCCCTGACGGCGAGCCGCCATCTCAAGGCGGCTTCCGGTCGGGTCGCGAGGAGCCGATCGAGGTCGCCTGGCACGGCCAGCAGGAGCGCGTCGGCGGTCTCGCCCAGACGGGGTATTCCGGGCAGGTCCTGCTCGCTGGCGGTGAGCACCGGCACGCCGTGCTCGGGGGCACCCGGGTCGGCGGGACCTTGGTTGGCGGGACCAGGGTCGGCGGGACGCTGGTTGGCGGGACCCTTGTCGACGGGACCCTTGTCGACGGGACCCTTGTCGGCGGCACCCTGGGCTATTGCGGCGGCACCCTGGGCGATTGCGGCGGCACCGGCATAGTCGTCGAGACGCCACGACGCAACCAGCCTGTCGCTGGGCAGCGCCCGGTTTAGGCCGTCATCGAGCCGACCGTAGACGTCGACCAGGTACTCTTCCGCGGCGGCTCCGAGATGGTTGAGGTTGAACCTCGCGTTCGCGGCCCGCAACGGGTCGAAGGTCCACTCGATCCAGCCGATCCCGCGTTCCAGGCACCAGCTTCTCTGGAACTCCTTCAGTGCCCTACCGACACCCATGCCCCTCACCGCCTCGAGTACTCCCGTCAGGTGGGAGTGGAGACCCGGGCCGTTATGGAGCCGGGGCCGGTACGCCGGGAAGGCGTAGCTGAACCCGACGAGCTTTCCACTCAGTCGAGCGCCGGCTACCAGGCCGCCCGCCTGCTGGGCCGCGCGCAGCTGGTTCAGCGGTACCAGATCGATGTCGCCCGCGCCCCATATCGTGCGTTCCAGGTCGACGCACGCTCTGAGGTCTTCGATTCCGGTGATCTCGACCACTTCGGGTCGGACGTTGGCGGGGGCTTCCGTCCGTCCTATCCCACCTTCAGTCGTCGTCACGGGACGCCGCTTGCGGGGACACGCCCCTGAGATCGAAGCGTGGCTCGTCTATGGTCCACCCGGTCTCCTGCTCGATCCGCTCCTTGAGGAAGCGGCCGAGGGGGACGCCCTCTATCTCGATGGCCGGTACGTCAACGACTCTCCCCGTCTCGCGACAGATGAGGTGGTAGTGGGGCGAGACGTTGTGGTCGTAGAGCGACTCGCCACCGACGCCGCGGAACTCCTGCACCAGGCCTGCGTCCCTGAGCACGTTGAGGTTCAGGTAGACGGTCGAGAGGCTGACGTCCTCGCCACGCTCCTTGAGTGAGCAGTGGAGGCTCTCGGCGCTGATGTGGCTGCTGCCGTCCCGGAAGATCTCCATTATCGCCTCGCGCGGGCGGCTGTAGCGGAGGCCGTGACGACGCAATAACGCCCTCAACTCCTCGCGTCCATCTTGCCGATCTGTGCGCTTGCTCTCCACCATATGGATCTGGGAACCGGTCGGATCTCG of the Trueperaceae bacterium genome contains:
- a CDS encoding GNAT family N-acetyltransferase; the protein is MTTTEGGIGRTEAPANVRPEVVEITGIEDLRACVDLERTIWGAGDIDLVPLNQLRAAQQAGGLVAGARLSGKLVGFSYAFPAYRPRLHNGPGLHSHLTGVLEAVRGMGVGRALKEFQRSWCLERGIGWIEWTFDPLRAANARFNLNHLGAAAEEYLVDVYGRLDDGLNRALPSDRLVASWRLDDYAGAAAIAQGAAAIAQGAADKGPVDKGPVDKGPANQRPADPGPANQGPADPGAPEHGVPVLTASEQDLPGIPRLGETADALLLAVPGDLDRLLATRPEAALRWRLAVRAAFRHYFASGYRTTRFLDSAYLLTRRQKEPQ
- a CDS encoding Fur family transcriptional regulator; protein product: MRALLRRHGLRYSRPREAIMEIFRDGSSHISAESLHCSLKERGEDVSLSTVYLNLNVLRDAGLVQEFRGVGGESLYDHNVSPHYHLICRETGRVVDVPAIEIEGVPLGRFLKERIEQETGWTIDEPRFDLRGVSPQAASRDDD